The Xanthomonas sp. DAR 80977 nucleotide sequence GCGGGCGTCGCCGCGGCGCGTCCCGGCGACCCGGCACCGGCGCTGCGCCTGCCCACCCTCGACGGCGGCAGCCTGACCCTGGCCCAGTTCCGCGGCCGCCCGCTGCTGGTCAACGTGTGGGCCAGCTGGTGCGAACCGTGCGTGCGCGAGATGCCGGAACTGGATCGGCTGGCGCGCGCGCAGCCGGCCGACGGCCTGCAGGTGCTCGGCATCGCCCTGGACCGCCCCGAGGACGTGCGCGCCTTCCTGCAGCGGATCCCGATCGCCTACCCGATCGCGCTGGAGCCCCCCGGCCCGGCCGACGCCAGCGTGCGCCTGGGCGACACCCAGGGCCTGCTGCCCTACAGCGTGCTGATCGACGCGAACGGCCGCATCGTGCGGCAGAAGCTGGGGCCGTTCGCGGACGGCGAAGCGGAGCGCTGGGCGCAGCTGCCGTAGGCCTAGGCGCTGGTTTGTGCCATCCACCCTGTAGGAGCGGCTTCAGCCGCGACCGGGCCTTACCGGTAAGGCCCGGTCGCGGCTGAAGCCGCTCCTACAGGGGAATCGTTGCCCGATCGGAAGCGCTACACCGCCTGCCGCTGCGCCTGGCCGCCGGCACGGCCGCCCGCGCCCCGCGCCTGCCCCAGCGCCGCCAGTTCCGCCGCCAGGCGCTGCGCGGCGGTGCGCAATTCCGGCACCGCGGTGATTTCCCACAACACGCCGCGCAGCAGCGGTCCCAGGCAGTACAGCCCGGCGACCGGATGGCCGCTGCCGTCGCGCACCTGCAGGCGCTCGTCCACCGCCAGGCCCAGGCCCAGCGGATCGGGCTGCAGCAGGCCGGCGTCGCGCATCGTGGCGACCAGCGGATGGCTGGTGCGGGCGACGTCGGTGTCCAGCCCGGTGACGCGGATCAGCACGTCGAAGTCTTCGGTGCGCGCGCTGCTGCTGGCGCGATCGCGGATCACCGCCTCCACCGCGCGCTCGCCCAGCCGCGCGCGCAGCAGGCGCCCGGCGCGGATGCGCAGCTGGCCCTGCTCCTGCATCTGCGCCAGCGCGGTGGCCGCGGCCGGCGCCAGCCGATGCCGCGCCGCTTCCCAGTACGGGCGCAGGTGGCGCAGGAAGCGCGAGCGCGCCGCCGGCGCCAGGCCTTTCCAGAACGGTTGCAGATGCGGGCGCAAGGCATCCACCACGCTGCGCCAGTCCTCCACCACCGTGGTCAGCTGGCGCAGGCTGCGCACCAGCCCGGCGAGGTCGTGGTTGCGCAGCGCCTGGGCCACGCTCGGCGGCAACGTCACCGCCGCGCCCGGCACCGCCAGATGCGCCTGCGGCGCCAGGCCGCGCCGCGACAACGCGGTGATCGGGCCGCGATGCCCG carries:
- a CDS encoding TlpA disulfide reductase family protein — protein: MRATPPRLLAVAAIAAALGVLAAQAWWRTPTVSPAPSSGSAMPAGVAAARPGDPAPALRLPTLDGGSLTLAQFRGRPLLVNVWASWCEPCVREMPELDRLARAQPADGLQVLGIALDRPEDVRAFLQRIPIAYPIALEPPGPADASVRLGDTQGLLPYSVLIDANGRIVRQKLGPFADGEAERWAQLP
- a CDS encoding FAD/NAD(P)-binding protein, encoding MRIAIIGAGFCGNVLAATLARQGVASRITLVGVADTYGRGIAYGAARPEHLLNVRAKDLGVDPQDPGGFADALQLDPEQRLQFLPRLLYGRYLEQHLDAALAASAVEVARVSEEAVAVERDPDGFRIFLANGEDVVSDVVVLAIGALPPAALPGIGPRLAVHRRYIGWPWQDGVLDEVSPQARLLLVGTGLTMADVALTLRRRGHRGPITALSRRGLAPQAHLAVPGAAVTLPPSVAQALRNHDLAGLVRSLRQLTTVVEDWRSVVDALRPHLQPFWKGLAPAARSRFLRHLRPYWEAARHRLAPAAATALAQMQEQGQLRIRAGRLLRARLGERAVEAVIRDRASSSARTEDFDVLIRVTGLDTDVARTSHPLVATMRDAGLLQPDPLGLGLAVDERLQVRDGSGHPVAGLYCLGPLLRGVLWEITAVPELRTAAQRLAAELAALGQARGAGGRAGGQAQRQAV